The genomic DNA GATATTGCAAACGGAGGTGACGAACAGGTAATCGTATCTTCAAAGACAGGCGGAATCGAAGCACATTGTACTCTCAGGGCGGATAGAAAGGTTGTTATATGATCGGACTGTTACGATGGTTGTGAGTAaagtatatatatgcaaagaAATATATAACAACTTACATAAGATGGTGCATTTAGGCGAATCATCCACCGATGGGTAGGTCCACCTGGTTGAACGGAACCTGCGATCATCTAATTAGCACACCTTCCCTAAATTTAACCATTGATACGAACCCCGGCGCAACGACCGACTCCAGTCCGAAATGACTATACGTTTCTTGATATGAAACCGGCTCGCATTCGGCACATGTATCGCTGGAGTCTCAACATAAGCCTTGTCAGGAGCACAACTACCAGTCGGCTCGCAATCAAGTTCCCCTTTATCGTCGTTTTCTTCTTGCACCCTATTTCGCCTCCTAGGAGCCCACACGCCATACTTTTTCCACCTCTGATTCCCAACCGGTTCGTCAACGCTCTCGATATCAACAACCTCATCCTGTCCAAACGCCCTGATCTCCCCCTTTCTCGCCTTTCTCCCAAGCAACCTCGCCAGCTCTCCCGTATCCGCACTCAACCCCAGTCCAACGCCTTCCACCGCACTCTCAAACAGTTCTTTTAGCCCTCTTACGCCCCCGAGTTTGACTTGAATGCCCTCGTTGATGATCTGTGCGTATCTCGTTGGGTCTTGCAATGCGTCAATGAGGGTACTTGCCCCGGGCGATCGCAGAAATTCGTCGTGCGATGCATAGGCGTAGGACGGGCCGTGGGCTATACGTGCGTGGTTGAGTAGGCCTTGGAGACTTGCACTTGGGTGCGGGGTCGGACAGGACGGGTGTGGACAGGACAAGAGTAGGAGCGTGTGGTCGGATGATTGGGGGATAAGATAGAGGTATTTGGAAGATGAAGTTGATGACGATGGATAGGATGTGGTAGGTTCCGACACAAGTGATATGTACCTCGGGGTGAGTGGTGTGCGGGTCAAGGTCCAATGGAGCATGGAGGGCCCGAAACGATTCGATAGCTTGCTGTCTGGCTTGTACTGGGTCGGGGTGACTTGTTTGCCTTGGCCTGCGAAACTGAGAGGGATAGCACAGAAATGAGAGAGTTTGCTCACCTTTTGTTAATACCTTCTTCAACTGTTCGGCCCATGCTATTCTGGCCTCAATTACTCTGGCTACTCTCTTTCGAAGTGCGATTTCAAGTTCGATCTGATGGGTTAGGGTAGCCTGAGTTCATCTATAGAGCTCCATGTAGTTATTCCAACATAACCAGCAGATTTCCGATACATACCCTCCTTCCCTTCCCTTGCAATAATATGAACGTCGGAGCTCTGCGGCTCGGTACCTGGATCCTCTTCGTCATGCTTTTGTTTTTTCCCATCGTCCAAGTCAAGTTCCATGAGACTCTAATATTTTTGCCAGTGATCTTTTAGGCCAGCCAAATAGTTGAGTTTCAAAGCAAAGTTGTGAGTGTGGCTCGGATAATGGTGGCGACAACTTGAGAAACTTGAATTCCAAACTCAGGGTACAGTTCAATTTCAAATTCAGCGCGATGGTAGAACGTATTTTGTATTCATAATAGGTCATGAGCTACTTGGTACGTGattttttatttatttattttacATCTCAGATGCACAGTAAAGTACTCAAGCACCAGTGACAAActtggcacccttggcaATGTTCTTCTTGAGCTCGGGCAAGCACTCGTCGATGAGCTTCTGCTCAGCCGGGGAGACGTTGCCAACAGGGTGGATCTTTGCAACACCATTGGTCTGAATCGATAAACGAGTGTGAGTAAATGCGCGTTGGAGACGAGAACAGAAGCACATACGCCAAGCTCAACTGCCGAGCTAAAGAATTCGACGCCCTCCTTTTCGTACAATGGGCTTTTAACAAAGGTGGGCGCAACGATACCCTTTTCACCGTTGAGAGCGCGGAGGAGCTGGTTGGTAAACTTGGCCGCGGCTGTTTCACAATGTCAAGTTGGGGGTCATGTTTAGTTGGATTCCCAAGAAGACGCACCGTAAGCCATGGAAAGGGTAGCAGATCCAGCACCATCCTTGGCCTTGACGACTTCGTCACCACCATATTGAATGCGATTGACGAGTGCCTTCCACTTTTCACTATCGGGCTGGAGGGACTGGCCGACTGGAGAATACATACCAGATTAGATCGCCAAGCGACAAGAACGGGGGGGAGGAGGAATGCATGTACCCACCCTTGCTCTGGCTCAAGAGAGGAACAATGGTCACACCCGAGTGTCCACCGACAACGGTGACCGGAGCCTCGTCGGGGGTAGCCGCACCGTCGACCTCGGACAAGAATCGGGCGGCACGGACGACGTCCAAGGTAGTGACACCAAACAACCGCTTGGGATCAAACTTGCCCGCCTTTTTGAGCACCTCGGCCGCAATCGGAACGGTCTAGCACGCAATCAGTCCATGAGTTTAATCTCAATACGAATAGGACACTACCGAGTTGACAGGGTTGGAGATGATGAGGATATGCGCATCGGGTGCGTTGTCCGCAACGGCCTGTGCCAAATCGCGCACGATGCCAGCGTTGGTGTTGAACAAGTCGTCACGGCTCATACCGGGCTTGCGGGGAACACCGGCAGGGATAACGACGACCTTGACGCCCTCAAGGGCCTCGCTGAGCTTGTCTTGGGGGTATCCCTTGACGGTCGAGGGAGTGTCGACGTGGGAGACATCGGCAGCGACACCGGGTGCACCGCGGATATCGTACAGACTCAAGGAGCTAACGAGCTTGTCTTGCTTGAGGAGCAAAGAGAGCGGCTGGCCGATTCCACCTGGATATATCCAACTGCGGGTGAGCGTGCGAATATGCTGGATGAATGCGCAGATACTCGCCTCCAGCACCCAGCACAGCGACCTTGGTCAGCCGCGAGCTCGAAGTCGAGAACGCACGGGCGGTGGGGATCGTACGGAGCGCAGCACGGGAGAGCATAGTGGGATGGGGGCAGAACAAGAGTTTGTGAGGCTCGCGTCAACCCAGAAAATCACCCCTTAAGTAAGCCACACGATGGCGTATGTAATCTCTCACGCCGATCCTCCCCGACCCGTGAAACAGACAAGAGGTGAGAATTCCCATAGTGCAAGTAAATAAAAAAATGAAAAAGCAAACAGAGCCAGTCTACATACACGCGAAACCAATCATCGAGACGGAAGTCATGACAGAAACAAACAGACAGAGAGAGACTAGAAAAAGAAACCAATCCAAACAAAAAAGCATAATATAACCACTATAGATGAATATATACCCCCTCCTCCAAAACAAAAAACAAAACTACCAAATATCAGTCGCTTCCCCGGTTTTCTAAATGAACAGCCGAGTCACGCGCCCCGTGTCCCCGCTTCCCAGACTCGTCACTCCTCCGACCCTCGGAAGAACCGTCTCGGTCGGAGGCAGATGCCGAATACGAGTGTTGTCGAATCGCCATCGGCCTCGTACGTGGGGGCGGAGGCAAACTCGTTCCCATCCCACCATGCTGCTGCAGTCCTTCGCGAGGCCCCGTGCTCGCTCGCTGCTCGCCGTATCGAACTCGAGTCTTCCTGGACAAGCATCTGCATCGGGACTTTGCTTATCGGCTGGGCGAGTTCGTCTTCGTGCGGCGGGCCCAGTTCGCGAGGGACGGTTCGGGAGTGGACGGCGTCGAGAGCATCCTCAGTCGTGTGCGCAGAGACGATCGTGGGGGAGGTAAAGGCGGGACAGGCGGCGTGCTCGTGATTTGTCGTGAAGGCGTTCTAGGTCTCGATACCGGTGTACTGGGTCTAGACGTCGATGGGGTCGGGGGGAGGGGTACGTTCGGTGGGGGCGCGGCAGGCGGAAGCGCGTCCGAATTCCCCCGTTGACTTTGTCGTCGA from Rhizoctonia solani chromosome 16, complete sequence includes the following:
- a CDS encoding malate dehydrogenase — translated: MLSRAALRTIPTARAFSTSSSRLTKVAVLGAGGDWIYPGGIGQPLSLLLKQDKLVSSLSLYDIRGAPGVAADVSHVDTPSTVKGYPQDKLSEALEGVKVVVIPAGVPRKPGMSRDDLFNTNAGIVRDLAQAVADNAPDAHILIISNPVNSTVPIAAEVLKKAGKFDPKRLFGVTTLDVVRAARFLSEVDGAATPDEAPVTVVGGHSGVTIVPLLSQSKVGQSLQPDSEKWKALVNRIQYGGDEVVKAKDGAGSATLSMAYAAAKFTNQLLRALNGEKGIVAPTFVKSPLYEKEGVEFFSSAVELGTNGVAKIHPVGNVSPAEQKLIDECLPELKKNIAKGAKFIELEIALRKRVARVIEARIAWAEQLKKVLTKGQGKQVTPTQYKPDSKLSNRFGPSMLHWTLTRTPLTPRYISLVSEPTTSYPSSSTSSSKYLYLIPQSSDHTLLLLSCPHPSCPTPHPSASLQGLLNHARIAHGPSYAYASHDEFLRSPGASTLIDALQDPTRYAQIINEGIQVKLGGVRGLKELFESAVEGVGLGLSADTGELARLLGRKARKGEIRAFGQDEVVDIESVDEPVGNQRWKKYGVWAPRRRNRVQEENDDKGELDCEPTGSCAPDKAYVETPAIHVPNASRFHIKKRIVISDWSRSLRRGSVQPGGPTHRWMIRLNAPSYSDHITTFLSALRVQCASIPPVFEDTITCSSPPFAISRLSKQPFLARVTLIFADDNTKDVVITHWIDLDPVRSGNATLGVEQIFDVELDKNAQLLPPDISNKTRELIEETVVKSEPQEGIYFSGSFRRQKVPLNEEPEPVHERIVPVLCKLRARLPLTLEDAARFGHVPQVPYMLFDSHQDLLDAVHGRRKAIEMAYTRALLSMLKTEYSSYDADMEPGLVESLTTTQLYAHLLTEKSFPRPELSVARIKMEEASPVPDELVLSIPEGIQYCGVCGLDISRHPPTSRILGPSKFACIASGSFQRPTCDIGLWTTLRPLREIIQRVNLAPGAITTLGSRASLRGASQLVDCAPPHMTLAFHALTRYWRLKTFEYASKRHNANPSSEIKLPLELLGVDESHVDRTLAPHALLTLIAQIFIKRTAKEALRARSEMLGGLSQVPEKSILTTTHVSRALMDENDIVSKLVTTQYVQELIKVFASNEPGYFSALRRGQLLASKASKHCLRATCTKSRNHPYGCNAKSCRQKYERAIYPERPKSGYCNEKPVNSDARDEVAQIVLSHSTIPVQFSF